A single genomic interval of Eurosta solidaginis isolate ZX-2024a chromosome 3, ASM4086904v1, whole genome shotgun sequence harbors:
- the LOC137246815 gene encoding uncharacterized protein has translation MDSRRNMEYLSSNQYMRLSDAEKEQYIQNLFDEISDDELFSDPEGDESEQVAVADGVVESDVKDPDYTVDNAQVDEADYEESDNESDAADDSEEISFRAAEYVARDSTIWSSQPRLARQTRQQNILRQRSGPARSTTMMSIVNTYTFFMTLEMVDIIVRYTNKKAEATYAELNAKHPEAEPKT, from the exons atggatagcagaaggaacatggaatatttgtcttcgaatcaatatatgag attatctgacgctgaaaaagagcagtacatacaaaacctgtttgacgaaatctcagatgatgaattattttccgaccctgaaggggatgaaagcgaacaagtagcagtAGCAGATGGCGTGGTTGAATCAGATGTAAAGGACCCTGATTACACAGTTGACAATGCccaggtagatgaggctgattacgaagaatctgacaatgaatccgatgctgcagatgattctgAGGAGATTAGTTTCCGTGCAGCTGAATACGTAGCACGTGATAGTACCATATGGAGCTCACAGCCACGACTTGCACGCCAaactaggcaacaaaatattttgcgacagcgaagtgggcccgcaagatcaactactatgatgtcaatagtcaatacatatacattttttatgactctggaaatggtggatattatagtacgctacaccaacaaaaaagcagaagctacatatgcggaattaaacgcaaaacatccagaggcggaaccaaaaacatga